The Tistrella mobilis genome window below encodes:
- a CDS encoding GyrI-like domain-containing protein, protein MTDIATPPAGFSRCRSGGFAVTGLAAIVSNNDPDAIGALWGRWFAERPLEGQPCIEAATYAVYDQYQGDHCAPFRLTIGRVLVPGLAVPDGLIRVDLAAADFLVLQTAGPQPAALAAGWARIWQTLPNRAFRADFDRWPDAEPDRVDIYVELRA, encoded by the coding sequence ATGACCGACATCGCCACGCCGCCTGCGGGCTTCAGCCGCTGCCGCTCCGGCGGTTTTGCCGTGACCGGCCTTGCTGCCATTGTTTCGAATAACGATCCGGATGCGATCGGCGCCCTGTGGGGGCGCTGGTTTGCGGAGCGGCCGCTGGAGGGGCAGCCCTGCATCGAGGCTGCGACCTATGCCGTCTATGATCAGTATCAGGGCGACCACTGCGCCCCCTTTCGGCTGACCATCGGCCGGGTTCTGGTGCCCGGTCTGGCGGTGCCGGACGGGCTGATCCGGGTCGATCTGGCCGCGGCCGATTTTCTGGTGCTGCAGACCGCCGGCCCGCAGCCGGCGGCGCTGGCCGCAGGCTGGGCCAGGATCTGGCAAACCCTGCCGAACCGTGCCTTTCGGGCCGATTTCGACAGATGGCCGGATGCCGAGCCGGACCGGGTGGACATTTATGTGGAGCTGCGCGCATGA
- the dusB gene encoding tRNA dihydrouridine synthase DusB: MIDRLFSPDTSLPPVLLAPMAGVTDRPFRAMVRRFGVSATVSEMIAGGTLVEGRSRTLSMIDLAGEPGPVAVQLAGREPGLMAEAAEKAVEAGAAWIDVNMGCPAKKVTSGACGAALMREPERAEAIVRAVIRAAGPVPVTVKMRLGWAEGELSAPDLAARLEQTGVAMITVHGRTRAQLYRGSADPAGIAAVRRRVRVPLIANGDVASPADARRLLDLTGADGVMIGRAAMGRPWLPALVMAALAGLTATVPDAGAIWALARQHYDLALDHYGEAHGRRVVRKHLDAYAAVAGAGRTIRDRLVRAEQPDDVRAVLDRLALGDLPADFGVAA; the protein is encoded by the coding sequence ATGATCGACCGGCTTTTCTCGCCCGACACATCTTTGCCTCCGGTGCTTCTGGCGCCCATGGCCGGCGTCACCGACCGCCCGTTCCGGGCGATGGTGCGCCGGTTTGGCGTGTCGGCGACGGTCTCGGAGATGATTGCCGGCGGTACGCTGGTGGAAGGACGCAGCCGTACCTTGTCCATGATCGATCTTGCCGGTGAGCCGGGGCCGGTCGCCGTCCAGCTGGCCGGGCGCGAGCCGGGACTGATGGCCGAGGCGGCGGAAAAGGCGGTTGAGGCGGGAGCGGCGTGGATCGATGTCAACATGGGCTGTCCGGCGAAGAAGGTGACCAGTGGCGCCTGTGGCGCCGCGCTGATGCGTGAGCCTGAGCGTGCCGAGGCAATCGTGCGGGCGGTGATCCGCGCGGCGGGCCCGGTGCCGGTCACCGTCAAGATGCGGCTGGGCTGGGCCGAAGGTGAACTCTCGGCGCCCGATCTGGCTGCACGGCTTGAACAGACCGGCGTGGCGATGATCACCGTGCATGGCCGTACACGTGCCCAGCTCTACCGGGGATCCGCCGATCCCGCGGGCATTGCGGCGGTGCGGCGGCGGGTCCGTGTGCCTCTGATCGCCAATGGCGATGTCGCAAGCCCTGCCGATGCGCGACGGCTTCTGGACCTGACCGGGGCAGACGGGGTGATGATCGGTCGCGCCGCCATGGGGCGGCCCTGGCTGCCGGCACTGGTGATGGCGGCGCTGGCCGGCCTGACCGCCACCGTGCCGGATGCGGGGGCGATCTGGGCACTTGCCCGGCAGCATTATGATCTGGCGCTCGACCATTATGGCGAGGCGCATGGCCGCCGGGTGGTCCGCAAGCATCTCGACGCCTATGCGGCCGTTGCCGGTGCCGGCCGGACGATACGCGACCGTCTTGTCCGTGCCGAGCAGCCGGACGACGTACGTGCCGTGCTCGATCGCCTTGCGCTGGGCGATCTTCCGGCAGATTTCGGAGTGGCCGCATGA
- the lpdA gene encoding dihydrolipoyl dehydrogenase — MIVIGGGPGGYVAAIRAGQLGLRTLVVEEKHLGGICLNWGCIPTKALLRAAEVWTLVNHAKEFGITVEKPSFDLSAIVKRSRDVAKTLSQGVAHLLKKNKVEVADGRGRLNGPGKVVIEGAKGKRSVTADHIILATGARARVVKGLEPDGERVWTYREAMVPESLPKSLLVVGSGAIGIEFASFYRALGVEVTVVELLDRILPVEDAEISGLARKAFEKQGMKILTGTQVKALDKGKDGVTATLEDGKGKTQSLKVDRVIVAIGIVGNTEDLGLETTKVKVEKGQIQVGPYLETDEPGIYAIGDVAGAPWLAHKASHEGVICVEAFAGVEHVHPMTRENIPGCTYATPQVASVGMTEAKAKEAGYDVKVGRFPYRGNGKALALGEPEGLVKTVFDAKTGELLGAHMIGAEVTELIQGYTVAKTMEGTELDLMHTIFPHPTLSEMMHESVLDAFGRAIHF; from the coding sequence GTGATTGTGATCGGCGGTGGCCCGGGCGGCTATGTCGCGGCGATCCGCGCCGGTCAGCTGGGCCTGCGCACGCTGGTGGTCGAAGAGAAGCATCTGGGCGGTATCTGCCTGAACTGGGGCTGCATCCCGACCAAGGCGCTGCTGCGTGCGGCCGAGGTGTGGACCCTGGTCAACCATGCCAAGGAATTCGGCATCACGGTCGAGAAGCCGAGTTTCGATCTGTCGGCGATCGTGAAGCGCAGCCGCGACGTGGCCAAGACCCTGTCGCAGGGCGTGGCCCACCTGCTGAAGAAGAACAAGGTAGAGGTCGCCGATGGCCGTGGCAGGCTGAACGGCCCCGGCAAGGTCGTGATCGAGGGCGCCAAGGGCAAGCGCAGCGTGACCGCCGACCACATCATCCTGGCGACCGGTGCCCGCGCCCGTGTGGTCAAGGGGCTGGAGCCTGATGGCGAGCGGGTCTGGACCTATCGCGAAGCCATGGTACCCGAGAGCCTGCCCAAGTCGCTGCTGGTGGTCGGTTCCGGTGCGATCGGCATCGAGTTCGCGAGCTTCTATCGCGCATTGGGCGTCGAGGTGACCGTGGTCGAGCTGCTTGACCGCATTCTGCCGGTTGAGGATGCCGAGATTTCGGGTCTCGCCCGCAAGGCCTTCGAGAAGCAGGGGATGAAGATCCTCACCGGTACCCAGGTCAAGGCCCTCGACAAGGGCAAGGACGGGGTGACGGCGACGCTTGAGGACGGCAAGGGCAAGACCCAGAGCCTGAAGGTCGACCGGGTGATCGTGGCGATCGGCATCGTCGGCAATACCGAGGATCTGGGCCTGGAGACGACGAAGGTGAAGGTCGAGAAGGGCCAGATCCAGGTCGGTCCGTATCTCGAAACTGATGAGCCGGGCATCTATGCGATCGGCGACGTGGCCGGGGCGCCCTGGCTGGCCCACAAGGCGTCGCATGAAGGTGTCATCTGCGTCGAGGCCTTCGCCGGCGTCGAACATGTCCACCCGATGACCCGCGAGAACATTCCGGGCTGCACCTATGCCACCCCGCAGGTGGCATCGGTCGGCATGACCGAAGCCAAGGCGAAAGAGGCCGGTTACGACGTCAAGGTCGGCCGCTTCCCCTATCGGGGCAACGGCAAGGCCCTGGCGCTGGGTGAACCGGAGGGGCTGGTCAAGACGGTGTTCGACGCAAAGACCGGCGAACTGCTGGGCGCCCACATGATCGGCGCCGAGGTGACCGAGCTGATCCAGGGCTATACCGTCGCCAAGACCATGGAAGGCACCGAACTCGACCTGATGCACACCATCTTCCCACACCCCACCCTGTCGGAGATGATGCACGAGTCCGTGCTTGACGCCTTCGGACGGGCCATCCATTTCTAG
- the pdhA gene encoding pyruvate dehydrogenase (acetyl-transferring) E1 component subunit alpha, producing MATSRRKPSGSQSNALAPENSTIEQLVHYYREMLLIRRFEEKAGQMYGMGLIGGFCHLYIGQEAVVIGMQGSLVDGDSVVTSYRDHGHMLACGMEARGVMAELTGRRDGYSRGKGGSMHMFSVEKGFFGGHGIVAAQVPIGTGLGFAHKYKEDGKVAVTYLGDGAVNQGQVYESFNMASLWHLPVVYVIENNLYGMGTSVARASAVTELYRRGESFGIPGFAVDGMDVRTVRGAAEFAVEHARSGKGPILLEMKTYRFRGHSMSDPAKYRSKDELNRMKAERDPIELVKKLLIDSGEWDEAKLKGIDREIKDIVVDAADFAQENPEPDPSELWTDVLVES from the coding sequence ATGGCGACTTCGCGCCGTAAGCCCTCGGGCTCGCAGAGCAACGCGCTCGCGCCCGAGAACAGCACCATCGAACAGCTGGTCCACTATTACCGAGAGATGCTCCTGATCCGGCGCTTCGAGGAGAAGGCCGGCCAGATGTACGGCATGGGCCTGATCGGTGGCTTCTGCCACCTTTATATCGGCCAGGAAGCCGTCGTGATCGGCATGCAGGGCAGCCTGGTCGATGGCGACAGCGTCGTCACCAGCTATCGTGACCATGGCCATATGCTCGCCTGCGGCATGGAAGCCCGCGGCGTGATGGCCGAACTCACCGGCCGCCGCGACGGGTATTCGCGCGGCAAGGGCGGCTCGATGCATATGTTCTCGGTCGAGAAGGGTTTCTTCGGCGGCCATGGCATCGTGGCGGCCCAGGTGCCGATCGGCACCGGCCTCGGCTTCGCCCACAAGTACAAGGAAGACGGCAAGGTCGCCGTCACCTATCTGGGCGACGGCGCGGTCAATCAGGGCCAGGTGTACGAGAGCTTCAACATGGCGAGCCTCTGGCACCTGCCGGTGGTTTACGTCATCGAGAACAATCTCTACGGCATGGGCACCTCGGTGGCCCGTGCCAGTGCCGTGACGGAGCTCTATCGCCGTGGCGAGAGCTTCGGCATTCCGGGTTTTGCGGTCGACGGCATGGACGTGCGGACCGTGCGCGGTGCGGCCGAATTCGCGGTCGAGCATGCCCGCAGCGGCAAGGGCCCGATCCTGCTGGAGATGAAGACCTATCGCTTCCGCGGCCATTCGATGTCCGACCCGGCCAAGTACCGGTCGAAGGACGAACTGAACCGCATGAAGGCCGAGCGCGACCCGATCGAGCTGGTCAAGAAGCTGCTGATCGACAGCGGCGAATGGGACGAGGCGAAGCTCAAGGGCATCGATCGCGAGATCAAGGACATCGTCGTCGACGCCGCCGATTTCGCCCAGGAGAACCCCGAGCCCGATCCGTCGGAGCTGTGGACGGACGTGCTGGTTGAGAGCTGA
- a CDS encoding bifunctional 2-C-methyl-D-erythritol 4-phosphate cytidylyltransferase/2-C-methyl-D-erythritol 2,4-cyclodiphosphate synthase, producing MIPTRPQPSDDPAGDVPPRGRAAALIVAAGRGRRFGGGVPKQYQTLGGRAMLAHAAAAFLAHPRIDLVQIVIGPDDQELHDRALAGLEVAPPVIGGAERQDSVRLGLEALAARGDIDLVLVHDAARPFLPAAMIDRVLDALADAPAALPALAVTDTLKRGEAMTVAGTVPRDGLWRAQTPQGAQLNLLLAAHRAAVGHALTDDAAVMEAAGHAVRLVDGDEAAFKITTTADLNRARQLLTQRGLGVPLLPATGSGFDVHAFGPGDHVWLCGVKVPHDQGLSGHSDADVALHALTDAVLGAVAADDIGRHFPPTDERWRGAASDRFLIHALALMGAMGGRLVHCDVTIIGERPKVGPHREAMRRRLADLTGLPPARIGVKATTTEQLGFTGRREGLAAMATATVLLPDLSVPEPVV from the coding sequence ATGATCCCGACCCGGCCGCAGCCATCCGACGATCCCGCCGGCGATGTTCCGCCGCGCGGCCGTGCGGCGGCTCTGATCGTCGCGGCCGGACGCGGCCGGCGGTTCGGCGGCGGTGTTCCCAAGCAGTATCAGACGCTTGGTGGACGCGCCATGCTCGCCCACGCCGCGGCGGCCTTTCTGGCCCATCCGCGAATCGACCTCGTTCAGATCGTGATCGGCCCAGATGACCAGGAACTTCACGACCGGGCACTTGCCGGGCTGGAGGTGGCACCGCCGGTGATCGGCGGTGCGGAGCGACAGGATTCAGTGCGGCTTGGCCTGGAAGCACTGGCGGCACGCGGTGACATCGATCTCGTGCTGGTCCACGACGCCGCCCGCCCTTTCCTCCCGGCTGCGATGATCGACCGGGTACTGGATGCCCTTGCCGATGCGCCGGCAGCCCTGCCGGCACTTGCCGTCACCGATACGCTGAAGCGCGGCGAGGCGATGACGGTCGCCGGCACCGTGCCCCGCGACGGGCTCTGGCGGGCACAAACCCCCCAGGGTGCGCAACTGAACCTGCTGCTTGCTGCCCATCGCGCCGCGGTCGGGCACGCGCTCACCGACGATGCTGCCGTGATGGAGGCAGCCGGTCATGCCGTCCGACTGGTCGACGGCGACGAAGCCGCCTTCAAGATCACCACGACCGCGGATCTGAACCGGGCCCGGCAGTTGCTGACGCAGCGCGGCCTAGGGGTCCCCCTCCTCCCCGCCACGGGCAGCGGCTTCGATGTCCATGCCTTCGGCCCTGGCGACCATGTCTGGCTCTGCGGCGTGAAGGTACCGCATGATCAGGGTCTGTCCGGGCATTCCGATGCCGATGTCGCCCTGCATGCCCTGACCGATGCGGTGCTGGGCGCCGTTGCCGCAGACGATATCGGCCGCCATTTCCCGCCAACGGACGAGCGCTGGCGCGGTGCCGCTTCCGATCGTTTCCTGATCCACGCCCTGGCCCTTATGGGTGCGATGGGGGGCCGTCTGGTTCATTGCGACGTCACCATCATCGGCGAGCGGCCGAAGGTCGGCCCTCATCGCGAAGCCATGCGCCGACGTCTTGCAGATCTTACCGGCCTGCCGCCGGCGCGGATCGGGGTCAAGGCCACAACTACGGAGCAACTGGGTTTCACCGGCCGCCGCGAGGGGCTGGCTGCCATGGCGACCGCCACCGTCCTGCTCCCCGATCTCTCCGTTCCGGAGCCGGTGGTTTGA
- a CDS encoding pyruvate dehydrogenase complex dihydrolipoamide acetyltransferase, with translation MAQTILMPALSPTMTEGTLAKWLVAAGDKIESGQVIAEIETDKATMEVEAVDEGVLAEILVPEGTENVAVNTPIAVLKEEGDDDAAVAEAAAGAGAAAEKAEEAEAAGDEEGETEPATASVTKASAMPAAGNEGGRIKASPLARRIASEAGLDLSGVEGTGPHGRIVKADVEAAIASGAKPAEAPKAESRSQAAPAAEAPKPAPAPAQQAVAGYSVAAISAAASAQTRDLVDKLGMPYEAEANNGMRKTIARRLLDAKQTVPHFYLTVDCVIDRLLAVRKELNERAGDGVKISVNDFVVRASALSLRKVPAANAAWTDEAVLRFKDVDVSVAVAIDGGLITPIIRKADTKGLAAISSEMRDLATRARDGKLKPEEYQGGTFSVSNLGMYGIKEFSAIINPPQSAILAAGAAEQRPVVKDGALAIATVMTVTLSCDHRVVDGAVGAQFLAAFKKLIEDPLSMLL, from the coding sequence ATGGCTCAGACCATCCTGATGCCGGCCCTGTCGCCGACCATGACCGAAGGCACGCTCGCCAAGTGGCTGGTCGCCGCCGGCGACAAGATTGAAAGCGGGCAGGTGATCGCCGAAATTGAGACCGACAAGGCCACCATGGAGGTGGAAGCGGTCGACGAAGGCGTGCTGGCCGAGATCCTGGTGCCGGAAGGCACCGAGAACGTGGCCGTGAACACGCCGATCGCCGTGCTCAAGGAAGAGGGTGACGACGATGCGGCGGTGGCGGAAGCCGCCGCCGGCGCTGGCGCAGCTGCGGAGAAGGCCGAGGAGGCCGAGGCCGCCGGTGACGAGGAGGGGGAGACTGAGCCCGCGACGGCATCGGTCACCAAGGCCTCCGCGATGCCCGCAGCCGGAAACGAGGGCGGCCGGATCAAGGCGAGCCCGCTTGCCCGCCGGATCGCGTCGGAAGCCGGTCTCGACCTTTCGGGTGTCGAGGGCACCGGTCCGCATGGCCGGATCGTCAAGGCCGATGTCGAGGCCGCGATCGCGTCCGGTGCGAAGCCGGCCGAGGCGCCGAAGGCGGAAAGCCGCAGTCAGGCTGCTCCGGCTGCCGAGGCACCCAAGCCCGCCCCGGCTCCGGCCCAGCAGGCGGTCGCCGGTTACAGCGTGGCGGCAATCTCGGCCGCCGCCTCCGCTCAGACCCGCGATCTGGTCGACAAGCTCGGCATGCCGTACGAGGCCGAGGCCAATAACGGCATGCGCAAGACCATCGCTCGCCGCCTGCTCGACGCCAAGCAGACCGTGCCGCATTTCTACCTGACGGTGGATTGTGTCATCGACCGGCTGCTGGCGGTGCGCAAGGAGCTGAACGAGCGTGCCGGCGACGGTGTGAAGATCAGCGTCAACGACTTCGTCGTGCGGGCCAGCGCCCTGTCGCTGCGCAAGGTGCCGGCGGCCAATGCCGCCTGGACCGACGAGGCGGTGTTGCGCTTCAAGGATGTCGACGTCTCGGTGGCGGTTGCGATCGATGGCGGGCTGATCACCCCGATCATCCGCAAGGCCGATACTAAGGGGCTGGCCGCGATTTCGTCCGAAATGCGGGATCTTGCGACCCGTGCCCGGGACGGCAAGCTGAAGCCGGAAGAATACCAGGGTGGCACATTCTCGGTGTCGAATCTCGGCATGTACGGCATCAAGGAGTTCTCGGCGATCATCAACCCGCCGCAGTCGGCGATCCTTGCCGCCGGCGCTGCCGAGCAGCGGCCGGTGGTGAAGGATGGTGCGCTGGCGATCGCGACGGTGATGACGGTCACGCTCTCCTGCGACCACCGGGTGGTGGACGGCGCCGTCGGCGCCCAGTTCCTGGCCGCCTTCAAGAAGCTGATCGAGGATCCGCTGTCGATGCTGCTCTGA
- a CDS encoding CinA family protein, which translates to MPTDSLIETAELVLSRARDRGLKIATVESCTGGLVAGTLTAVAGSSDVVDRGFVTYSNQAKTEMVGVPAALIEAEGAVSRPVAEAMATGGIARSLADLAVSITGIAGPGGATPTKPVGLVYLACARRGGTVIHRRHVFPGDRQAVRAQSVAAALDMLLDALAD; encoded by the coding sequence ATGCCCACCGACAGCCTGATCGAAACCGCAGAGCTCGTTCTGTCCCGCGCACGGGACCGCGGCCTGAAGATCGCCACCGTCGAGAGCTGCACCGGCGGGCTGGTTGCCGGCACGCTGACTGCCGTAGCAGGCTCTTCAGACGTGGTGGATCGTGGTTTCGTGACCTACTCCAACCAGGCGAAGACCGAGATGGTCGGCGTGCCGGCAGCGCTGATCGAGGCCGAGGGCGCCGTCAGCCGGCCCGTGGCCGAAGCCATGGCGACCGGCGGCATCGCCCGGTCGCTGGCCGATCTGGCCGTGTCCATCACCGGCATCGCCGGGCCGGGCGGTGCGACACCGACCAAGCCCGTCGGCCTGGTTTATCTCGCCTGCGCGCGTCGCGGCGGCACCGTCATCCATCGCCGGCATGTTTTTCCGGGTGACCGGCAGGCCGTGCGGGCGCAGAGCGTGGCCGCAGCGCTGGACATGCTGCTCGACGCCCTGGCGGACTGA
- the lipA gene encoding lipoyl synthase: MAVIIHPVETAPASTTPAQRQRKPDWIRVKAPTSPQVAEMRQRMRRLNLFTVCEEAACPNIGECWTQKHATVMILGDICTRACRFCNVATGMPRAVDPDEPAHLAEAVAEMGLAHVVVTSVDRDDLDDGGAGQFVQVIRRIREMSPETTIEVLTPDFQRKKGALQAVAEARPDVFNHNLETVPRLYADVRPGARYFHSLKILSMVKDVDPSIFTKSGIMVGLGETKGEVHQVMNDLRAADVDFMTIGQYLQPTPKHLPVDRFVTPEEFQSYATMGRAKGFLLVSSSPLTRSSHHADKDFARLKAAREAQLAAGTAQTV, encoded by the coding sequence GTGGCCGTGATCATCCATCCCGTCGAGACGGCGCCAGCCAGCACCACGCCAGCCCAGCGTCAGCGCAAGCCCGACTGGATCCGCGTCAAGGCGCCGACCTCGCCACAGGTGGCGGAAATGCGCCAGCGCATGCGGCGCCTCAACCTCTTCACCGTCTGCGAAGAGGCTGCCTGCCCGAATATCGGCGAGTGCTGGACCCAGAAGCACGCCACTGTGATGATCCTGGGCGATATCTGCACCCGCGCCTGCCGGTTCTGCAATGTCGCAACCGGCATGCCCCGGGCAGTCGATCCGGACGAGCCGGCGCATCTGGCGGAAGCGGTGGCCGAGATGGGGCTTGCTCATGTGGTGGTCACCTCGGTCGATCGCGACGACCTCGATGACGGCGGTGCCGGTCAGTTCGTGCAGGTGATCCGCCGCATCCGCGAGATGTCGCCCGAGACCACCATCGAGGTGCTGACCCCTGATTTTCAGCGCAAGAAGGGCGCTCTCCAGGCTGTGGCCGAGGCGCGGCCCGACGTCTTCAATCACAATCTGGAAACCGTGCCGCGGCTCTATGCCGATGTTCGGCCGGGCGCGCGCTATTTCCACTCACTCAAGATCCTGTCGATGGTGAAGGACGTCGATCCGTCGATCTTCACCAAATCCGGCATCATGGTCGGCCTTGGTGAGACCAAGGGCGAGGTTCATCAGGTGATGAACGATCTGCGCGCCGCCGATGTCGATTTCATGACCATCGGCCAGTATCTGCAGCCCACGCCCAAGCATCTGCCGGTCGACCGTTTCGTCACGCCCGAGGAGTTCCAGTCCTATGCGACCATGGGGCGGGCCAAGGGCTTCCTGCTGGTGTCGTCCAGCCCGCTGACCCGTTCGTCGCATCACGCGGACAAGGACTTCGCACGGCTGAAGGCCGCACGCGAGGCGCAGCTTGCAGCGGGCACCGCTCAGACCGTATAG
- a CDS encoding phosphatidylglycerophosphatase A produces MSPRRHREHLPAHHPAELIATVLGSGNAPRAPGTVGTAAALVIGIPVAWAGGAPALLIGALLAVIAGWWAIRLVTAHDGIHDPGRVVIDELAGLWITLAALAPLGRLGDWHWWLAAFLAFRVFDIAKPFPVGWADRHVRGASGVILDDLIAGVYAILLLVALASGLDMAGLAL; encoded by the coding sequence TTGAGCCCCCGCCGCCATCGCGAGCATCTGCCGGCCCATCATCCGGCAGAACTGATCGCGACCGTGCTCGGCAGCGGCAATGCGCCTCGCGCGCCCGGTACCGTCGGCACCGCCGCCGCACTGGTCATCGGCATTCCGGTCGCCTGGGCCGGCGGCGCACCGGCACTGCTGATCGGCGCCCTGCTGGCGGTGATCGCCGGCTGGTGGGCCATCCGCCTGGTCACCGCCCATGATGGTATCCACGATCCCGGTCGGGTGGTCATCGACGAACTGGCCGGTCTCTGGATCACGCTGGCGGCCCTCGCTCCTCTCGGACGGCTGGGCGACTGGCACTGGTGGCTCGCGGCCTTCCTGGCCTTTCGTGTCTTCGACATCGCCAAGCCCTTTCCGGTAGGATGGGCCGACCGCCATGTGCGCGGCGCATCGGGCGTGATCCTCGACGACCTGATCGCCGGGGTCTATGCCATCCTGCTGCTTGTCGCTCTGGCCTCCGGCCTCGACATGGCCGGCCTCGCCCTCTGA
- a CDS encoding type II toxin-antitoxin system RatA family toxin, whose translation MPSFSEKRVLPYAPDQLFDLVAAVDRYPEFLPWCIASRIRTRESFADAEGHKRERMEADLVIGFKMIRERFTSKVELLRPHEVLVTDVTGPFEHLRNRWCFEPHPEGCLVDFEVDFKFRSRLLDNVMGALFGEATRRMVKAFEARAADLYGREHLHRGQAPRPAEP comes from the coding sequence ATGCCGTCCTTCAGCGAAAAGCGCGTACTGCCCTACGCGCCCGACCAGCTTTTCGACCTCGTTGCCGCCGTCGACCGCTATCCGGAGTTCCTCCCCTGGTGCATTGCCTCGCGGATTCGTACGCGTGAAAGCTTCGCCGATGCCGAGGGGCATAAGCGCGAACGCATGGAGGCCGATCTGGTGATCGGCTTCAAGATGATCCGCGAGCGCTTCACCTCGAAGGTCGAATTGCTGCGTCCGCATGAGGTACTGGTCACCGACGTCACCGGGCCGTTCGAACATCTGCGCAATCGCTGGTGTTTCGAGCCGCATCCGGAGGGGTGCCTGGTCGATTTCGAAGTCGATTTCAAATTCCGCTCACGCCTGCTCGACAATGTGATGGGCGCACTGTTCGGCGAGGCCACCCGGCGCATGGTCAAGGCTTTCGAGGCCCGGGCCGCCGATCTTTATGGCCGCGAGCATCTGCATCGCGGTCAGGCGCCGCGCCCCGCCGAGCCCTGA
- a CDS encoding sigma-70 family RNA polymerase sigma factor → MSMTTSAMPGTSATRTDAFLAHAPAAWAQAYRLTGSSADADDVMQDAWLRWQRAETGGEAGRPREPRAFLLSVATRLALDRLRSRRRARTGYPGPWLPEPLISDIVAPETGATETTETVSLALLRLMERVPPSERAALLLVEVAEMEADEAAEALGITPVALRQRLSRARRRLTAARAELPAAADPLLDRSPGSSHADPEAARALAEAVLKAVADGDEAMLRRLLAPEIVLESDGGGKASAALNPIRGVDKVVRLLLSITRKNPARSVRLALVNGAPGFIQGFPDGSMSVSALVPDGQGRVGAILTMRNPDKLGAARRLFDGRD, encoded by the coding sequence ATGAGCATGACGACAAGCGCCATGCCGGGAACCTCCGCAACCCGGACCGATGCCTTTCTCGCCCATGCACCGGCGGCCTGGGCGCAGGCCTACCGCCTGACCGGCAGTTCGGCCGATGCAGACGACGTCATGCAGGATGCCTGGCTGCGCTGGCAGCGGGCGGAAACCGGCGGTGAGGCCGGCCGGCCGCGCGAACCGCGCGCCTTTCTGCTGTCGGTGGCGACCCGGCTTGCCCTCGATCGCCTGCGCAGCCGCAGGCGGGCCCGCACCGGCTACCCCGGACCCTGGCTGCCGGAGCCGCTGATCTCCGACATCGTAGCGCCTGAGACCGGCGCAACCGAAACGACCGAGACGGTGTCGCTTGCGCTGCTCCGGCTGATGGAGCGTGTGCCGCCCTCGGAACGTGCGGCTCTGCTTCTGGTCGAGGTGGCGGAGATGGAGGCAGACGAGGCGGCTGAGGCGCTTGGGATTACACCTGTGGCGCTGCGTCAGCGGCTGTCTCGGGCACGTCGGCGCCTTACGGCAGCCCGGGCGGAGCTGCCGGCGGCGGCTGATCCGCTGCTCGACCGCAGCCCCGGCAGCAGCCATGCCGATCCAGAGGCGGCGCGCGCGCTCGCCGAGGCGGTGCTGAAAGCGGTGGCAGATGGTGACGAGGCCATGCTCCGGCGCCTGCTCGCTCCTGAAATCGTGCTGGAAAGCGATGGCGGCGGCAAGGCGTCGGCAGCGCTGAACCCGATTCGTGGTGTCGACAAGGTGGTGCGGCTCCTGCTTTCGATCACCCGCAAGAACCCGGCCCGCAGCGTGCGGCTGGCCCTGGTCAACGGTGCGCCCGGGTTCATCCAGGGCTTCCCCGACGGTAGTATGAGCGTCAGCGCCCTGGTGCCCGACGGGCAGGGGCGGGTGGGCGCCATCCTGACGATGCGCAACCCCGACAAGCTGGGCGCCGCGCGCCGCCTGTTCGACGGGCGCGACTGA